The Penaeus chinensis breed Huanghai No. 1 chromosome 16, ASM1920278v2, whole genome shotgun sequence genome window below encodes:
- the LOC125033428 gene encoding JNK1/MAPK8-associated membrane protein-like produces MATGKVLLLLVTCALCFTAAIKESKSFAYEKGIVANLSHCPGRYCGRTKLRNESWSACGACERGFRSNPLSECKKCNDEPKLYDWLYLGFMGLLPLTFHLGCIDAAAKRRTFTKEVMALYASAVVEVAVAAVATLLITDPVGSFNIRSCTEHGLADWYPLFHNPNPNYEGVLHCTQEAVYPLYSMVFVFYTLCLMVMLLIRPLLSSKLLPGRGKSAIYSALYFLPILIFTHAVGAGLIYYSFPYLVIILSVVSNAAHFAFQLDQSMPGLLLGCIRDIRNLVILIGHWGLHAYGIIAIMVLNEKDLYGSLCALVPLPAVFYILTSRFTDPSNMS; encoded by the exons ATGGCTACGGGgaaggtcctcctcctcctagttacGTGTGCGTTGTGTTTTACTGCAGCAATAAAGGAATCCAAAAGCTTTGCCTATGAGAAAG GTATAGTTGCAAATTTATCTCATTGTCCAGGCCGCTACTGTGGCCGCACAAAACTTAGAAATGAATCATGGTCAGCATGTGGAGCTTGTGAGAGAGGATTCCGAAGTAATCCTTTAAGTGAGTgtaaaaaatgtaatgatgaaCCAAAATTGTATGACTGGCTCTACCTTGGCTTCATGGGGTTACTGCCCCTGACCTTTCACTTGGGCTGTATTGATGCTGCAGCAAAGAGAAGAAC gTTCACAAAAGAAGTAATGGCACTTTATGCATCAGCTGTTGTTGAGGTGGCTGTTGCAGCAGTGGCCACTTTATTAATCACTGACCCAGTTGGATCCTTCAACATACGATCTTGCACGGAACACGGATTGGCAGACTGGTATCCACTTTTTCATAATCCAAACCCAAACTATGAGGGGGTTTTGCACTGTACTCAGGAGGCCGTATATCCTTT ATATTCAATGGTATTTGTATTCTACACATTATGTTTGATGGTGATGCTTCTGATACGACCACTACTTTCCTCAAAACTTCTTCCTGGTAGAGGAAAATCAGCAATTTACTCTGCCTTGTATTTCCTCCCAATTTTGATATTCACCCATGCTGTCGGAGCAGGGCTCATAT acTACTCATTTCCATATCTAGTCATCATCTTATCTGTTGTGTCAAATGCTGCACATTTTGCTTTTCAATTAGATCAG TCAATGCCGGGTCTTCTGCTGGGATGTATTCGAGATATACGAAACTTGGTCATCTTAATAGGCCACTGGGGCTTGCATGCATATGGCATTATTGCTATCATGGTCCTAAATGAGAAAGATCTTTATGGGTCTCTCTGTGCCTTGGTTCCCCTACCAGCAGTCTTTTACATTCTTACATCACGGTTTACAGATCCTTCAAACATGAGCTAA